Below is a genomic region from Scyliorhinus canicula chromosome 2, sScyCan1.1, whole genome shotgun sequence.
tgtccccccacctcccctgccccctctaCCGCTACTGTCCTCCAGCGTGGAGCGCCAGCCCAGGAGGCAGCCCCCTAGCCCTCCCCGCAAGCAGGGTCGGAGCAGCCTGAAGGGCAGGCTGCACCAGCGCTTTGGGAAGCGTTACACCTGTGACTGTTGTGGCTTTGTTTTCAGCTGTGAGAAGCTCCTCAACGAGCATGCGCTGACCTGCAACAGCAGGTGTGCACCTCCCCGAACTGACGGCGGGGCGGAGGAGAGCGGTTCCGACAAGATTGAGCAGATTGGCGAGGAAGGCCCCGGGGGACAGGCAGACTCCTCTGAGGTCCCGACTGAGGAGAGCTCGGAAAACGACACCGACTCTAAAGGGGACCCCCGGGACCCGACGACCAACCTGGTGAAGACGGagcccgaggacactgccgctGTCGACCTGCGTGACATTACTGTGGTCCAGGTGGTGGATGATGGCGAGCTGTCTGACGAGGAGAAGGAAGACAGGATGGCTTTTGAGGAAGCTGGCAAACTCTACAGCAGCTTCCCCACCCAGAGAAGGGCAGCTGTGGGCAGCAGCCACCAGCGGGCTGCGGAGCAGATCAAGGGTCTCTCTGGCTGGACAGTGGACGAGaaagaggaagaagaggaggaggaggaggaagaggaggaggacagGCTGGAAGGTGTCTTGAAGATGGAGCCACAGGTGGAGGGGGGTAGTCCCCTGGGACCAGCTTGTGAGCTGTGTGGGGTGGCGCTGCCCGAGAGTGAGCGTTCTGCCCACTATGTGGCGCATCACATGGAGAGCGTGTGCGCCTGTGGCAAGTGTGGCCGGATCCTGGTCAAAGGGGGTCGCCTGCAGGAACACGCTGAACGATGCCTGGGATCGCACGACACGCTATACAcctggcaggctggaggggagctGCTCCCCTCCTCGGCTACAGCGCCCGCCGAGGATCCCTCGCCCTCGGGCCCAGGGCACGAAGCGAGCAGGTTCACCTGCCAGGTGTGCGGGGGAAGCTTCAAGCAGAGGTGGCAGCTCCAGGAGCACATGTACCGGCACGCGGGCCGCAGCTTCCAGTGCCCGCAGTGTGCCCGCGCCTTCGACCAGGAGAAGCTGTGGGTCGAGCACGTCTCCCGCTGCATGTTCGGCCAGCCCGCCCGCGAGGCCTCGTCTGAGCGGGTTG
It encodes:
- the zbtb1 gene encoding zinc finger and BTB domain-containing protein 1 — encoded protein: MPKLSHSEYVLQQLNNQREWGFLCDCCIIINDIYFRAHRAVLTACSSYFRMMFISQQQLTGNLSLSNVNISAECFDLILQIMYLGKLVGVPSDFEELRSAMTFLQFYHVPKSLDELQESNGAPAHSPPLGFAHPKDSMMFGVRMYHDRLEATKRPRREPSPEVPRVCAVPPPPLPPLPLLSSSVERQPRRQPPSPPRKQGRSSLKGRLHQRFGKRYTCDCCGFVFSCEKLLNEHALTCNSRCAPPRTDGGAEESGSDKIEQIGEEGPGGQADSSEVPTEESSENDTDSKGDPRDPTTNLVKTEPEDTAAVDLRDITVVQVVDDGELSDEEKEDRMAFEEAGKLYSSFPTQRRAAVGSSHQRAAEQIKGLSGWTVDEKEEEEEEEEEEEEDRLEGVLKMEPQVEGGSPLGPACELCGVALPESERSAHYVAHHMESVCACGKCGRILVKGGRLQEHAERCLGSHDTLYTWQAGGELLPSSATAPAEDPSPSGPGHEASRFTCQVCGGSFKQRWQLQEHMYRHAGRSFQCPQCARAFDQEKLWVEHVSRCMFGQPAREASSERVDRRKHVCNLCGKAFYQRCHLREHFSTHTKEKEFACQICGKEFLRERLLRLHLDMHRGDARYVCPRCGQGSYRKHDHLRHMVSHLAGREVICEVCFQVFGDGESLERHTDVHLHACTLCGDKFKLKKDLTMHHLTSHTKKM